In Sardina pilchardus chromosome 8, fSarPil1.1, whole genome shotgun sequence, a genomic segment contains:
- the LOC134089297 gene encoding protein fem-1 homolog C, with protein sequence MDLKTAVFNAARDGKLRLLQKLLENKSDPEVTKLMSEKTNGATPLLMAARYGHLELVEYLLECCLAPVEVGGSVNFDGETIEGAPPLWAASAAGHLKVVQSLVGHGASVNNTTLTNSTPLRAACFDGHLDIVKYLVEHKADLEVANRHGHTCLMISCYKGHKEIAQYLLEKGADVNRKSVKGNTALHDCAESGSLEILRLLLDYGARMERDGYGMTPLLSASVTGHANIVDYLVQHPLTPPTERADALELLGATFVDKKRDLLGALQHWRQALELRHTDPVNLLPKPQPEQLVAAYDFAVEVSCEEELDALISDPDGMRMQALLIRERVLGPAHPDTSYYIRYRGAVYADSGNFERCVALWSYALDMQQRHLEPLSPMTASSLLSFAELFSFMLQDRAKGLLGTSVSFHDLMAILGKSVLEIERAIKHKSDGAGSLMTVAATSTPDPAQLSKALSIILHLICLLEKVPCTLEQDHLKKETIYRFLKLRPCGKNGSSPLHLAADRATTCVGRYPVCRFPSLQVAAVLLECGADVNCRDAQDNSPLHVAASNQQPELMRLLIDRGTHFDSTNAMRQTACDLLGQKELARSLIQPVNHTTLQCLAARAIIQHGLVYQGNIPQRLEDFVLLHR encoded by the exons ATGGATTTAAAAACGGCCGTCTTCAACGCTGCCAGGGATGGGAAGCTTAGGCTGCTCCAAAAACTATTGGAAAACAAAAGTGACCCCGAGGTCACTAAACTTATGTCTGAGAAAACAAACGGGGCAACGCCATTACTAATGGCTGCGAGATATGGACATCTTGAGCTCGTGGAATATCTTTTGGAATGTTGTTTAGCCCCTGTCGAAGTCGGGGGGTCTGTCAATTTTGATGGCGAGACAATAGAGGGGGCTCCACCATTATGGGCTGCTTCGGCTGCTGGACACTTGAAAGTGGTACAGTCGCTGGTAGGCCATGGAGCTTCCGTGAACAACACAACTCTGACGAACTCAACGCCTCTAAGAGCCGCGTGTTTTGACGGACATCTTGATATTGTAAAATATCTGGTGGAACATAAAGCAGACCTTGAAGTGGCTAACAGACATGGGCATACATGTCTCATGATTTCCTGCTATAAGGGCCACAAGGAAATTGCTCAATACCTTCTGGAAAAGGGTGCAGATGTCAACAGAAAAAGCGTGAAGG GCAATACAGCCCTTCATGACTGTGCTGAGTCAGGCAGCCTTGAAATACTTCGTTTACTGTTGGATTATGGCGCCCGAATGGAACGTGATGGTTATGGCATGACACCGTTGCTGTCGGCCAGTGTGACGGGCCATGCAAACATTGTGGACTACCTGGTCCAGCACCCATTAACACCCCCTACTGAGCGGGCAGATGCGCTCGAACTGCTGGGTGCCACTTTTGTGGATAAGAAGCGAGACCTCCTGGGCGCCCTGCAACACTGGCGACAGGCCCTGGAGCTGCGTCACACAGATCCTGTAAACCTTCTACCCAAGCCCCAGCCTGAACAACTTGTGGCAGCGTATGACTTTGCAGTGGAAGTGAGCTGTGAGGAAGAACTTGACGCACTCATTTCCGATCCAGATGGCATGCGCATGCAGGCACTGCTGATCCGTGAGCGTGTACTTGGACCTGCCCATCCAGACACCTCATACTACATCCGTTACCGTGGTGCTGTGTACGCTGACTCTGGCAACTTTGAGCGCTGTGTGGCACTATGGAGCTATGCTCTCGACATGCAGCAGCGTCACCTGGAGCCTCTCAGCCCAATGACCGCAAGCAGCCTGCTGTCCTTTGCTGAACTCTTTTCCTTCATGTTGCAGGACCGTGCTAAAGGCCTTCTTGGCACCTCTGTTTCCTTCCATGACCTTATGGCCATTTTGGGCAAGAGTGTGCTGGAGATAGAGCGTGCCATTAAACATAAGTCTGATGGGGCAGGCTCACTAATGACGGTGGCAGCAACTTCCACCCCAGACCCAGCCCAGCTGAGCAAAGCACTCTCCATCATCCTGCACTTGATCTGTTTGTTGGAAAAAGTGCCCTGTACGCTGGAACAAGACCACTTAAAGAAGGAGACGATCTACCGTTTCCTTAAGCTTCGGCCATGTGGCAAGAATGGCTCAAGCCCACTGCACCTGGCAGCTGATCGTGCCACCACCTGTGTGGGCCGCTACCCTGTCTGCCGCTTTCCCTCACTGCAAGTGGCTGCCGTGCTGCTTGAATGTGGTGCCGACGTCAATTGCCGTGATGCACAAGACAATTCTCCACTCCATGTGGCTGCCTCCAATCAACAGCCGGAGTTGATGCGGCTGCTGATTGATCGTGGCACACATTTTGACAGCACCAATGCAATGCGACAAACTGCCTGTGACCTGTTGGGCCAGAAGGAGCTGGCACGCAGCCTCATCCAGCCAGTCAACCACACCACTCTGCAGTGCCTGGCCGCTCGTGCCATCATCCAACATGGCTTGGTCTACCAGGGCAACATACCCCAGCGCCTGGAGGACTTTGTGCTCTTGCACAGATAG